AGGCGGGCGCTCCGCTCTGGACCTGCCCAGACCGAGTTGCTGGGGGCCCGAGCGTCAGTCGGGGCCTGGGGGAGAGGGTTGGGAGTAcgcagagagggggagggaggggcgagGCCTCGTCCTGGGGCGCCttccggggcggggtggggaggtggggcggggggaggacgTGGAGACTAGAGGGCAGTCTGGGCAGCCAGAGAGCCAAGGAAAGTCCCCTGCAAAGGGCGGTGGCTCCAGGGGGCACGGCCTTGGAGAACCCAGGGCGCTCTGCACCTGGGGACACCCTCCACTGTGGGTTGGGGTGTCGGTCCACGTGCGCCGAGGGCCCCCCAGGGAGAGGATCCTGGGACAGGTGCCGGCCTCACACCCCTGCAGGGCTGCCCCGGGGAGAGACAGGCGGCCGTTCTCCCCGTGTCCTCCTGGAGGGTCTGTGGGTAAAAGAGGGAATTTCTCCCTTTGCAACCATGAGCATCGTTTCTTCCACTTCTGTGGCTGCTCTTTTGCCTGTTGACCTTCAGAGTCCTGTGAAAGCAGAACGCGGCACATTCCCCACTGAGAGACACCTTCCCACACCTCAGCGTCCACGACCCCGTCTTTGGTGTCTAGGAGGGGCTGGACGTGAGGGGCTGGACGTGAAGGGCTGAACACCCGTGTCTCCTCTGGCACAAGTCCTGGGGCCCCTGTGCACCTGAAGGCCGCTCGGACCTTCTCTTCCGCTCAGACGCCAGCACTCGTCCCCAGGACCTGTTTGAGCGATGCAGCTTTGTTTCGGCCAGACCTGCGCTCTTGACCCGGGGGGCCCAGCTTGGTGGGGTTTGATTCCTTGGAAGGAGAATGTCTTCCGGGATCCTCCAGCAAGGTTTCCACGGATGCTGAAAAGCAGAGACTTTTCCATTCACACGTCAGCGTCCTCACGTCCTGGAGGAGTTGCCAGTCACGCGCACTGTTGAGGGCTGGCTGGGAGCCAGGAGGGGCGCCGCCCTCCCCGCAGCGCTCTGTCACTGACCGGCCACCTCTGCCACACCCTTCCGAGGATGAAGCTGGGGAGTCCGGGCGCGGACCCGCGACAGTACCGTCTGCGGCTCCATCCGTGGGGCCGTGCTGGCTCTCACCCTGCCGGCCCTGCTACCCTTAGGGTCTGACACCCGGAAACGTCCCCGCCAGGGGCTTAACCCGCTGTCCAGGGTGACACTCGCCCATTGGCGGAGCCTCCATCCGGGTAGTCAGGGCCAGGAGCTGGCGAGTAAGGGGCTCCTCCCAGAGCTGCCTGTCGTAggaaaaatgaaagtaatttCCTGTGGGAATTGCAGCCGCTCCGCGAGTCCACAGCGCTCCCTGCGTGGGGCCGCGTCAGACGGGCGGCAGCGTCCCAGACGGACGATGGAATCATTTCCCGAGTGACTCTCATCTCTTCTCGTTTCTGTCCAGAAGCCTCCAAGGCATTTCCGACGGGGACCCCCCAACCTGCAGATTAGAGCCCCCGATGGAGACGCCAAGGACAGGAGGCAGGATGAGGCCCAGAGGAGGGCAGAGGCGGTGGGCGAGACTCCCCAGGAAGACGACGCGCAGGGAAGCCGCGTCAGGTACCGGGAGCAGCAGGCATGGGCTGAATGGGGGCGCAGAGGCCGCCAGGCGGTCTCTGTGGTGTTTCTTTCCCTGAACAACAAAGAGAACCAGCCTGACGCGTAATGGCCTTCTCGTTCCTGTTCCTCGCAGACAGCGTGTGCCccgtggggggtgggagggcgggGCAGGGCCCCCCCGCGTGGAGGCCGAGTCTGAGCCCAGCTAGGCTGTGACCTCGACCTCGACCTCGGGGCGTCAGCACCTCTGCCCGGGGTCTgagttctctccctcctcccgctCCAGCCGGAGGGGCACAGGGACCGAACCGGAGCAGGGCACCCAGCTGCCTCTGAGAAAGGCAGAGGCCCCCGCCAGGCCTTCCCCGCAGGCCCTCAGGACGAGGAACAGTCCAGGTAAGGTCCCGCCTGCGCCCTCTCGGGCCTCCCCCAGGCACTCTGAGGGAGGGGGCGTGTGGACACGCACAGGAGCGGCGGGGCGGTGGGGGGCTCCTGCTGTCCCTCCGAGCGCTGCTCAGCCTTGGACACCCAGGTGCAAGGACGCGCGGGTCTCGGGGTCAGGCACCCCTTGGAGCTTTGCTGACGACGTGGGGCTCCTTGGCGGCTGTCGTCCCGTGTCCGGCGCTGCAGCCGCCCAGGAATGTGTGTGCGGGAGGCTCGTTTCCCGCCTGTGTCCGGGCAGTCAGGGGCCTGGGGGCTGCGGTCCTCATGTCGCCCCTTGAGGGGTCAGTCTGTCCTGTTCCCATTCCACGGCAGGAGAACTGAGTCTGGGTCCCCGCCAGGACCCTCTGCTCTCGGTGCTGGAGCCCCCAGGGAGGACAGGAGAGCCCGGAGTGGGGACACGGGGCGACCGTGTGGGGTTAGAAATGGGGGGCAGAGCCGTGGGTGTCGACACTGACGGGACGTGTGGTGAAGCCGTGGACACGTGTTCCCCTGCGCGGCAGCCCCGTGTGTGCGCATGGTCCCCCCCGCGTGTGGCGGGAAGCCGCCTCTGGTTGTGAACTTCTGTTCACCAAAGCCTTCTTTGGTGCCCAAGTGCCTCCCTTGAATGTTCCGGGGACGCTGCCATCTGAGCAGAGAGAACAGACGGCACCTGAGCAGGTGGGACGTGGGCTGCATTCTGTTGAATTCCAGTCCCTGTGCTGAGCTGCGGCCTCTGAGGTGCCGCCCTAGGACAGCGAGCGCGCGTCAGCGATGGAAGGGGACACACACCATTCATATGAGGTTCCCGCACACATGAGGGCGGTTCTGCACTTCTGCCTGAAATGAGCCACTGGCTCGTAAGAGTCACTTGCCAGGCACCCATGTTGCCATGTCTTGGCAGTTGcaagagatcaaagaggaatCAAGCAGCTCACCCCAGGGAAGTGTATGAATTGACACGAGTGTGTGTGTTGGGTCCTGAGGGCTTTGAGAAAATGTACACCGAGCTGTGGGGACACAGACACATGTGCCGCCCGGGCCGGACAGGTGAGCTCCGGGGAGCCCAGGTTGGTTGGGTCGTGAAGAGTGAATAGGAGTTTCTCCAGGTGGCTGAGGACCTGGGGGCAGTTGTTACCATCAGCAGCAACCCCGGGCTCGGAAGCAGACGTGCCTGGCTCCCCTGCAGGAAGCGGGAGCACACAGCCATCCTGGGCAGGTGGTCCAGGGCCCCAGCTGTGGCCTTCAGACACTGTCCCCAGGAGGGGGCTGAGAACCGTGGCGAGGGCGGGTTCAGCCCTGTGGTCGGGCCCATCGGGGCGGCAGCGTCCAAGGAGCGCAGCCCTCTCTGCAGCCCGCCCTGCTCActgccctgccctcctctgccCCAGGAGGCCGTGGAGGAGGTGACCAGGCGCGTGCACTCCCTGCGCGGGAAGGACGGGCTGGTGCCCATGTTCATCAACACCAACAGCGGGCTCTTCACCCACCTGGGCATGTTCACCCTGGGCGCCAGGGCCAACAGCTACTACGAGTACCTGCTGAAGCAGTGGATCCAGGGTGGGAAGAAGGAGACACAGTGAGGCCCGTTTCTCTGCCCTCGGGGCGGGCCCCAGCTCTCGGGGTGGGGGGAACCGGCAGCCGCGCCAGCCAGGGCCGGGCCCCTCCGCGGGGCAGGTGTCTCCTCACAGCCTGTGTGCAGAGCCAGGACCCGGCCGGCCGCCGGGGTCCACGGCCCGCCAGTGCCGGGCAGCCGGGGTCTTCCTCGGGCCTGTGGCCGCCCCTCTGCCCGTCCGCTCCCGCGGCAGGCGGCCAGGGCCGCCTGGGCCTCCTCGAGCTCAGTGCCCTGACCCTGAAAACGCACGCTTTCCCGGGGAGCAGCGCTAGCTCCTCGTCCAGCTTGGAAAATAGAGATGAACCCTCACGAGGGTGCTGGGATCGCTTCAAGTCTCGGGCCCAGGGGTGACAGTGACCCAGAATCGGGCAGGGGCAGCTCCAGGCCATCACCCACGGGCGAGACGAGGGTGTCACCAACTGGGGAGCCCGCGGGCTGGTTCAGAGAACTGGGGTGGGCGCGTCGGGGCCAGGGGCTCGGCAGAGACTGGTCTCTGGTGGCCCCTTGGGGCTGGTGGGGAGGCACGGGCCCTGGTGAGGGGCGGGGGCAGAAGCCCACGGGGCTGGCACGGGCCTCCACGCAGAGACTGGCGGGGCGCCACCCCAGACAGGGCAGCCGCGAGAATGGGGACGGGAGCTCAGGGTCGTGCCCTTTCCCGGAGCACGGGGGCCGTGCGCCCGCCTGGCCCGAGCACACGGGCCCCGCTGGTCTGCACAGGCTGCTGGAAGACTACCTCGAAGCCGTGGAGGGAATCAAAAAGCACCTGCTGCACAGATCTGAGCCCGGCAAGCTGACCTTCGTGGGGGAACTCGCCCACGGCCGCTTCAGCGCCAAGATGGTGAGCACGAGCGTGGTCTGACGCGGCCTAGTGGGGTCTTGGCGCTCCACCCTTTGTCCTTGACATCTGCTGGCTCGTGACAGGGGGAGCTGAGGTCTGTGTGGTGCCggggcccctcccctgctccaagCCCCGCCTTCCATGCCCGGggagccccgcccccagctccccctccccctgtcctcctGCAGCTGGTGCTCCGTCGGCCGTCTGGGGCAGGAGATGAGGGAGGCCCGGGTCAGCATGTGCTCCCCGGGAGGTGTGGTCCTTCTAGCAGCTTCTGCCCTGCGCGCGTGGGGCCCCCGGTGTGTAGCCCGCAGTTCAGTCCCCTGTTGGAGCCCTGCCGGCACTCAGGCCTGTTGGCTCCTGGGAACCTGGGAGGCCTGATAACGCTGGACCCGTGTGGAACCCGTGAGGCCGCAGGTCCACGGTGGTGAGGTGACCCTCTGATTCCAGGACCACCTGGTGTGCTTCCTGCCAGGGACGCTAGCTCTGGGCGCCCACCACGGCCTGCCTGCCGACCACATGGAGCTGGCCCGGGCACTCATGGACACCTGCTACCAGATGAACCGTCAGATGGAGACGGGGCTGAGCCCCGAAATCGTGCACTTCAACCTGCACCCCCAGAAGTCCCGTAAGGACGTGCAGGTCAAGGTGAGCCATGCTGGGGCCTTGGGGCCCGGCGCGCCGGGGCAGGGGCGTGGCAAGGCTGATCCTGAGCCCGCGTTCCTCCCCAGGCGGCCGACAGACACAACCTGCTGCGACCCGAGACGGTGGAGAGCTTGTTCTACCTGTACCGCCTCACGGGCGACCGCAAGTACCAGGACTGGGGCTGGGAGATCCTGCGCAGCTTCAACACGTACACGAGGGTGAGGGCCCGCCGCCGCCTGGTCCTCGTCCCCAGCTCCTCACCGTCACCTGCCAAGTGGGCTGGATGGGGGAGGCCGCACCCTGGCCCAGCACTGCCCTCGAGGCGTATATGACCCGGGGGCCAGGGCATCCCTCCTTCCTGTCTCGGGGGGCCAGCCTGTGTGGGGAGGGTCCCTGCAGTGGCCCGAGGTGCCCAGAGCGTGTCCCTCCTGGGTTGTCTGTGTGGCCTGGGCAGCACTTTCCCACCCGGAGGTGACTTCTGGGCCGCTGCTCCCCAGGACGGGTGCCatgaccaccaccacccccgctgtGCTCAGGCTCAGCCGCCCATCGTACAGCCGGGGCCATGGCTCAGAGAAGGTCCCGCCCTGCCCAGGGCCCGCTGCCCACCCCAGCAGAGCTGAGACTTGATCTTTGCCCTGTGGCACGTGAGGTGCTGGGTTGTACACCCCTCGGGtgacctcagggcttttgcaagACCTGTACAGGTTCTGGAGGTCGCACTTTCCATCTGGTCACTTGCAGGCTGCTGGCATTGCCCAGGGAGTCCCTGGAGGAACCACGGCTGACCTCCGGGGCGGCCAGTCCCCTTGTGGGCCTTGGGGTCCTCACCGccccagaccctgccctgggGGGCCGTGTGTGCTGCGGTGGGGCAGGGGGCTCGGGAGCGTGCCTCTAGCCTGCAGCCCTTGAAAGGGCTGAGCCTGCATCGTGACGCTGTGGCCTCGGCTCTCGTGCAGGTCCCCTCGGGCGGCTATTCTTCCATCAGCAACGTCCAGGACCCCCGCAATCCCCAGCCCAGGGACAAGATGGAGAGCTTCTTTCTGGGGGAGACGCTCAAGTACCTGTATCTGCTCTTCTCCGACGACCCAGACCTGCTCAGCTTGGACACTTACGTGTTCAACACGGAGGCTCACCCCCTGCCCGTCTGGGCCCCCTCCTAGGGCGGGACGGCTCCCGAGTGGGTGCTGCCCGGGGGACTGATGAGTCCTGTCGAGGGTGCCTGTTGGCAAGACCCTGGCCCTGACTTTGGCTGTGTGGTGTCCACCCAGCTGGCTGGACGTGCTCCAGGCCGGGCTGATGACAGAGGCCAGCGGCAACTGGGCCAGAACGTTTCGGGGCCTCATAGCTGCTTGGGGTGGCCGCTGGGCTTCTGGTGCTCTGCCACGGGTTCTGGGCTCCTTGCCTGGTTCTCATTGGGACACCGTTAGGAACAAGTAGGAATAAATCAGCGCTGTGATTCAGGGAGGTCCCGTCCACCCGGGGagcctcttccttcttcctgagaAAATCAAATCATGACTACATTCCTGATACCTAAATGCTCTCCTGCTGGCCGTGCAGGGCTTTCTAggggtcctgggccctctggtcaCCCTGGGCCACACTGGGTCCCCAGAGCCCATGATGAGATCAGAGACAGGTGCTGTGGGGACAGCCTGGGTACAGCTCAGCCTCGGGGCCTCACAACCTGTGAACACGCCCCAACCTGGGGTCTCAGGGGGCATCCGTGACCTCATGGGGATCCGGGCCCCTGGTTGGCTGTGGTGTTTACACGTTGGACTCAGGGATCCTCCCCTTGCCCTTGCAGGGGCTGGGCGGGGCTGGGCGGGCAATTTCACCGGCTCCCAGGCCAGCTCTGATTGATGGACTTTTCAGTCGGGATAGAAGCACGTTTGCTCTAACTGTGAGGTTTCCCATGTGGGTAAGCAGATCTCTGTTACTGTGAAACATCTGGGTGTAAATTGAGAGACCCCAGTTTTCTGGGTCCCACCTCCACATTCCATCCACTGATAGTCATGTTTCCACCCAGGACAATCCTGCTGTCCTCAGTCCTTGAGTTTATTACACCTACAACTTTTCTGGTATCACGTCAGGTACATATTCTGTTTTGGGAATAAGTAGTCGCCATCTTACTCAGCTTACCACAAAAACTAACAGCAAAGGGGTGTAGCAATTGATGATGGGAACAAAAGTTAATGAAGTACAGAACTTAGGTGTAATGGAAAAGATCAGTGAAGCCAAAGAAGAGGGTAGGTTGTCAGCTGCATAGCAGAGTCGGCAGCGCCAAGCTGTCATTCCCCCAACAGaaatatccacacacacacatacagaatcAGAACCATCACAGCCAGCtttcaacaacagcaacaacaaaatcacaaggaaaattttaaaagcaggaaaGTATGGTCCACTCAAAGGAACAAAATTAGTTGATAGAAACCATCCCTGAAGAACTTCAGACATCAGAATTATTAGAAAACGACTTGAAGAGAATTGTCTTAAAAATGCTAAAAGAGCTCAAGGAAAACATGCACATGGAagtaaaggaaatccaaaaaataatgtatgaacaaaatgagaatatcaataaGGAGAA
The window above is part of the Eubalaena glacialis isolate mEubGla1 chromosome 9, mEubGla1.1.hap2.+ XY, whole genome shotgun sequence genome. Proteins encoded here:
- the LOC133098122 gene encoding endoplasmic reticulum mannosyl-oligosaccharide 1,2-alpha-mannosidase-like; translation: MRRRAPPPSAAGPVSAHARCAREVPARFHVSAARPAWGRLGADSEPGPEPGWRRLAALLVLAAGPRQPPRDGTPGTQPRTRASETSGSPPPSAGVRSRARPSPDPRPELRSPNGFFLASSSRAPPPAKSPRCLENGLRVGLHSPRTWAPAVCRLQHIIPACGPCREATSSSSKAADPRPGLRNSSSSPRSVSQWERFPAVLFSVKSVTVCLSQKWKQLSRLQRNVVLFLLAFLMLCGLLSYISVADEWKAVGSRSAEGPKMRPANPLVLPAPRRAAENPETFAGASPQKPPRHFRRGPPNLQIRAPDGDAKDRRQDEAQRRAEAVGETPQEDDAQGSRVSRRGTGTEPEQGTQLPLRKAEAPARPSPQALRTRNSPGELSLGPRQDPLLSVLEPPGRTGEPGVGTRGDRVGLEMGGRAVGVDTDGTCGEAVDTCSPARQPRVKREHTAILGRWSRAPAVAFRHCPQEGAENRGEGGFSPVVGPIGAAASKERSPLCSPPCSLPCPPLPQEAVEEVTRRVHSLRGKDGLVPMFINTNSGLFTHLGMFTLGARANSYYEYLLKQWIQGGKKETQLLEDYLEAVEGIKKHLLHRSEPGKLTFVGELAHGRFSAKMDHLVCFLPGTLALGAHHGLPADHMELARALMDTCYQMNRQMETGLSPEIVHFNLHPQKSRKDVQVKAADRHNLLRPETVESLFYLYRLTGDRKYQDWGWEILRSFNTYTRVPSGGYSSISNVQDPRNPQPRDKMESFFLGETLKYLYLLFSDDPDLLSLDTYVFNTEAHPLPVWAPS